ATCGTGTGTCGCGATATCGGGCTGGGCGGCGCGTTCGTCTCCCCCCCGGGTGCCCTCGCGGTGGGGCTCCGCGGCCAGTTCCGGGCGCCGGCGGCGCTCCCGTCGGTCTCGGTGCCGGCTCGCGTCGTGCGGGAGGGGGAGGGGAGCGCGAGCGGTGCGATCGGCCTCGCGCTCGAGTTTCTCCCACCGGATGCCGCCACGGTCGTTCGGCTCGCCCGGGCGCTGCGGTCGATCGGGGAGCGGCGGCGGTCTCCATTCCGGATGGAGGCGGGGGCATGAGCGTGCGGCCAGTCCTGGTGGTGGACGACGATCCCGAGATTCGCGAGATGACCGCCCTCCTCCTGAGCGGGGGCGGCCACGCGGTGGAGACGGCCGGCTCGGGCGAGGAAGCGCTGGCGTTGGCCCGTGCGGTCGGACCCGCCGTCATCCTCCTGGACATCAACATGCCGGGGATGGACGGCTGGGAAGTCCTCCGCCTGCTCAAAGAGGATCCGGCGACGGCTTCGATTCCGGTCATCATGTTCTCGATCCGGTTCGAACTGCGCGAGAAGCTCCACGCCCTGCAGAAGGGTGCCGCCGACTACGTGACGAAGCCGTTCGACGTCGAGGGGCTCCTCGAACGCATCGCGCGTTTCGTCGGCGCCGGTTCCGGGGAGCGACGGTGAGCGGCGAAGCCGATCGGGGGCGGCTCCGCACCCAGTACCTGCGCTTCCGGGCCGCGCTGCGCGATCCGACCACCGGGCTGTACGGGTTCACCCTTTTTTTCGATCGGATCCGGACCCTCGTCACCCGCGACGGGCGCATCGGTGTGCTGTGGGTCGGTATCGGCGGGCGCGACCTGGTCGAGCCGGTCTACGGGTGGGAAGCCTACGAGTCGCTGCTACGGGGAGCAGCCGGTGAGATCCGGTCGTGCATCGGATCGCTCCTTCCTACCGAGAGCCTGCTCGCCACCGCGGCCGTGCACGCCGACGCGTTCGTGCTCTTCGTCCCTTCGGACGTGGCGGGCACCCCGGTTGCGGCGGCATCGCTCGCGGAGACCGCCGCGCAGCTGCGCGAGCGGCTCCGGCGCAGCCTCCTCGAGGGCGGGGGTCCGGCGGCGTTCGGCGAGAGGCCGGCGGTCGGATCGTCCCTTCTCACCGACAATCCGATGCAGCGCTTCGAAAGGCGCGTGCTTCGCGCGGTGGACGAAGCGCGGGCGCAGGCGGAAAAGCCGGCCGGCGCCGAGCGGGTCGTCTGGATCGCAGAGTTGCAGCGGATCGTCCGAGAAGGGCGGATCGCGACCGTGTTCCAGCCGGTCGTCGCCCTCGAAGACGAAAGCGTGGTGGCGGTGGAGGCGTACGCGCGCGGGCCGGAGCGGTCGGCGCTGAGGCTGCCGCGCGTGTTGTTCGGACTGTCCCGGGATGCGGGCCTGTCGGACCGTCTCGACCGGGCCTGCCGCGACGCCGCGCTGGAAGCGGCGCGCGGATTGCCCGAACCGTTGCTGCTCTTCCTCAACGCGACGCCGGCCCTTCTCGACGCCGGGGCGTGGGGGCGGTCCCTTGCGGACGGGCCCGAGCCGGGCCGGCTCGTGATCGAAGTCGCGGAGGCGTCGCTGGAGGCCGGCACCGGGGGGCTCGGGGAGCGGGTCGGCGAACTGCGCCGGCAAGGCTTCCGGATCTCTCTCGACGACGTCGGATCGGGCTCGCACTCGATCGAGCTCGCGGAAGCGCTGCGTCCCGATTTCCTGAAGTTCGACCTCGCCGCGCTGAGGGGAGCGGCATCACCTTCGATGGCGCGCGAAATCGTCCGGACGCTGGTGGATCTGGCCAGAAGGGTGGGCGCCACCCTCGTGGCGGAACGGGTGGAGCGGCCCGGCGAGCGGAAAATGCTCATCGAATGCGGCGTTCGCTGGGGACAGGGGTACCTTTTCGGGCACGAAGGGCCGCTGCCGGCCGGACGAGAGCGGGCGGCGGAACGGGAGCGCCCAGGAAAGTGAACGGATCCACCCTGCTCGCCACGGCCGGCTGGCCGCCCATCGACCCCCTCGCGCTCGTGCCCGGTCTCGCGCTCGCGGTGTTGGCGGTGCTCCTGTTGACGGTGGGGTACCGCTGGGGACGGTGGCGCGTGAGTTCGTCGGTCGGGCGGCTCGTCCGCTCCCTCAGGGCGGTCACCGGCGGCGATTACACCGACATCCCGGAGCTGCCGCGAACCGACCCGCTCGCACCGGCGGCGGCGGCGCTGGCGGGATTGGCGCAGGAACTCGCCGCGCGCGAGCGCGAGCCGCACCCGCTGCTGGGCCGCACGCTCGATCACATGGACGACGAGGCGCTCGTGCTCCTCGACCCCGCGCTTTCGGTCCGGGCCGCGAGCGCGACGGCCGCGCGATGGCTCGGGTTGGACGACCCGGTGAAGCTCCGGGGGCGGCGCGCGGCGGAGCTGTTCGAGGCCGGCGGGTGGGAGCGGCTCGCCCCGCAGCTCACCGACGAGCGCCGCCTGGCGCAGCGGCCGGAGGCCGCGGTCGTGTTGGCGGGCGGCGATCGGATGCGGCTTCGCGTCCGTGCCTTCCCGGTGCCCGACGGGCTCGTTCTCCGGCTCGAGCGGGCCGCGGAACCGGGCGGGGAGCCGCCCCGGGAGGCCGCCGAGCGCCTCCGCGATCTCTTCGAGCGCCTCGTGGACGGCCTCCTCGTCGTGTCCGGAGGGCGCGTCGTCGAGGCCAACCGCGTCGCGCGCGATTGGGCGGGGAGGGATCTCGCGGGCGTCCCGTTGCGGGAGCTGATCCCGGCCGAAGATCTGCTGCTCGCGCTCGATCGCGTGCAGCGCGGTGCCGCGGGGGAACCGGTCGAACCCTTCCGGTGCCGGTTGCTCGGCGCGGGCGGACCGGCGAGGAGCCGGGAGGTCGAGGCGATCGTGTCCCCTCTGCACTATCGGGGCGAGCCGGCGGCTGCCGTGACGCTGCGGGACCTGGGTGCCGAGCGGCACGCGGTTCGGCGGGCGCGGCTGCAGAAGGCCCGCCTGCTCGCGGTGATGGACGCGGTGGGCGACGGGCTCCTCGTTTTGCGGGCACCTCGGGCCGAGGGCCGGCCGTGGCGCATCTCGCTCGCCAACCGAAAGGCGCGCGAGCTGCTCGGAGAGGAGGGCGGTCCGCTGGCGGCGGGCGCCCCCGAGGAGGATCTCTGGAAACGGCTCGCGCCGCGCATCGACGAACCGGAGCGGCTCGCCCGCTTCGTGCGGGCGGCGCGGGAGCGTTCGGAGGCGGAACACGCGGAACTGTTCGAGCTCGCGGGCGCGCCCCGGCGCTGGGTGGAGCTCGTCTTCCGCCCCGTCCGCGGAAGCGCCGGGGAGCTGGTCGGACGGGTGTTGGTTCTCCGGGACGTGACGCGGCACCGGGAGGTCGAGCGCCAGCTCCGCGAGGATGCCGCCCTTCTCGAGCGGTCGCACCGGACGCTCCAGGAAGCGTACGAGCAGCTCGCCGCCGCGACGCGGGCGCTCGGG
The nucleotide sequence above comes from Acidobacteriota bacterium. Encoded proteins:
- a CDS encoding response regulator; translated protein: MSVRPVLVVDDDPEIREMTALLLSGGGHAVETAGSGEEALALARAVGPAVILLDINMPGMDGWEVLRLLKEDPATASIPVIMFSIRFELREKLHALQKGAADYVTKPFDVEGLLERIARFVGAGSGERR
- a CDS encoding EAL domain-containing protein translates to MSGEADRGRLRTQYLRFRAALRDPTTGLYGFTLFFDRIRTLVTRDGRIGVLWVGIGGRDLVEPVYGWEAYESLLRGAAGEIRSCIGSLLPTESLLATAAVHADAFVLFVPSDVAGTPVAAASLAETAAQLRERLRRSLLEGGGPAAFGERPAVGSSLLTDNPMQRFERRVLRAVDEARAQAEKPAGAERVVWIAELQRIVREGRIATVFQPVVALEDESVVAVEAYARGPERSALRLPRVLFGLSRDAGLSDRLDRACRDAALEAARGLPEPLLLFLNATPALLDAGAWGRSLADGPEPGRLVIEVAEASLEAGTGGLGERVGELRRQGFRISLDDVGSGSHSIELAEALRPDFLKFDLAALRGAASPSMAREIVRTLVDLARRVGATLVAERVERPGERKMLIECGVRWGQGYLFGHEGPLPAGRERAAERERPGK
- a CDS encoding PAS domain-containing protein — translated: MRRSLGTGVPFRARRAAAGRTRAGGGTGAPRKVNGSTLLATAGWPPIDPLALVPGLALAVLAVLLLTVGYRWGRWRVSSSVGRLVRSLRAVTGGDYTDIPELPRTDPLAPAAAALAGLAQELAAREREPHPLLGRTLDHMDDEALVLLDPALSVRAASATAARWLGLDDPVKLRGRRAAELFEAGGWERLAPQLTDERRLAQRPEAAVVLAGGDRMRLRVRAFPVPDGLVLRLERAAEPGGEPPREAAERLRDLFERLVDGLLVVSGGRVVEANRVARDWAGRDLAGVPLRELIPAEDLLLALDRVQRGAAGEPVEPFRCRLLGAGGPARSREVEAIVSPLHYRGEPAAAVTLRDLGAERHAVRRARLQKARLLAVMDAVGDGLLVLRAPRAEGRPWRISLANRKARELLGEEGGPLAAGAPEEDLWKRLAPRIDEPERLARFVRAARERSEAEHAELFELAGAPRRWVELVFRPVRGSAGELVGRVLVLRDVTRHREVERQLREDAALLERSHRTLQEAYEQLAAATRALGRRSEELERVDGELRELDEAHLELLGTVAHELQTPLVSIRGYAQMLADGRLGRVNEEQRSGLQRILAAVDRMVGLIDNLLALARSGGRSEFRPEPVPVAPVVREVVDRHRARAASAEVELADEPVPEGLAVLAERDALEQVLDNLVSNAIKFNRRGGRVTVRARTGAEGRVAIEVEDTGVGIDPAERERIFERFYRGRAAARVAGSGIGLATVRAIVERHGGQIDVASTPGRGTTFRILWPVAQREGAAS
- a CDS encoding PilZ domain-containing protein — its product is MVCRDIGLGGAFVSPPGALAVGLRGQFRAPAALPSVSVPARVVREGEGSASGAIGLALEFLPPDAATVVRLARALRSIGERRRSPFRMEAGA